Below is a genomic region from Bacillus mycoides.
AATTTCGATGTCCATTGCTGTGAATTCATTTGTTAATCTCCTCTCTTTATCTTTTTCTGTTTTACAATCCGGTATTTATATTGTCCTATCCATACTCTTTTCTAATACGTTCACTTCCTCCCTAATAAAAAACGTCCCTACGTAAATACGTAGGGACGACAAAAATATCGCGGTACCACCCTAGTTGTGAAGATACACCAAAGTTAGGACCTAAATAAAAAACGTCCCTACGCAAATACGTAGGGACGATAAAATATCGCGGTACCACCCTAGTTATGAAGCCACACCAAAATTAGGACCTAAATAAAAAACGTCCCTACGTAAATACGTAGGGACGATAAATATCGCGGTACCACCCTAGTTGTGAAACAATCTTCACCACTTTATTTGATAACGGTATAAACTACCGTCTTTCATTTCCTCATAATGTGAGATTTATGAAAGATGCTCCAGGACGAACTTCATGAATAATCTATATACTGATTCACACCAACCATCAGCTCTCTGAAATAGGGAGATATTCACTACTATACCCTTTCATTGCCCAAATATTATTTTCCGAATTGATTACTATCATTTTTATCATATATTAAAAATAGTGTCAACTTATATTTTGAATTTTTATGCATTACATTCTATTTAAAGATTCAAAATATGACTTTTGTATGAATAGTATTAGAACATTTATGGTTTATACTGTATTAACTTCTCTAGCAGGTTTATAGTAGTATACGATAAATGCAAGACAGCACGAGTAGGAGGAAAGAATTTTGTCTACTTCAAAAGTTTTAAAAGGTACCGCTTTATTAAGTGGTGCAACAATGATTTCACGAATTTTAGGTTTTATATACTTTTTCCCCTTTCAATTATTAGTTGGAACGCAAGGGGTCGCTTTATATGGATACGCATACTCTTGGTACGGTATTTTATTAAGCTTTTCAACAGCTGGTATTCCTATTGCCGTCTCAAAATTTGTTGCAAAACATAATGCACTTGGTGATTATAGTACAAGTAAAAAATTGTATAACTCGAGCGTAAAATTAATGATGTTTATGGGCTTTTTAGGATTTTTAACTTTATTTATTGGAGCACCGTACATATCACAATTTATTATTCGCTCGAAAACACCAGATCCACAATTTATCGCAGACGTAACACTTACAATGCGAGCATTAAGCTTCGCGCTTATTATCGTACCAGCTATGAGTGTTACACGTGGTTATTTCCAAGGTTTTCAACATATGAAACCAAGTGCTGTTTCTCAAGTCGTAGAACAAATCGCACGTGTCGTTTTCATTTTAGTTGGTAGTTTTATCGTCTCAAAGCTATTAGGAGGTTCAGTAGCTTCTTCTGTTGCAGTTGCTACATTTGGTGCTGTTATCGGGGCACTTGCAAGCGTCTCTATTTTAATGATGTACTGGAAAAAATATAATGGATTAAAACCTCCTGAAGGTGAGCTGAAAACGAGATCATCAAACATTCCGTTAAAAAGTATTTATATGGAATTACTACGTTATGCAATTCCAATTGTATTTGTAGGCATTGCAATCCCGCTCTATACGTTAGTAGATCAATATACCGTAGCTGATGTCCTTAGAGCAATGGGAGAACCTTTAGAAACCGCGAATGCAGTTTTCGCTTATATAACGAACTATGCCCAAAAGTTAATTATGATTCCGGCTTCACTTGCAACTGGATTCTCATTAACAATTATTCCGGCTATAACGAAATCATTTACAAGCGGGAAGCTAGATGAATTACAAGGACAAATTTCAAAGATATTTCAAGTATTATTATTCTTCACTATCCCAGCCGCATTCGGTCTTGCTAGTATCGCTTACGATGCATTCCGTATGGTTTATGTAAATCCTGAAATTGCACTTGGTGGATCACAATATTTAATTTCATTTGCACCTTCTGCTGTATTAAGTGCAATTTTCACAGTTTCAGCTGCTATATTACAAGGAATTGATTATCAAAGAAAAACAATGATTGCATTCTCAGCCGGTATTCTCGTTAAAATTGTGGTGAACACACCGCTCTTACATTTATTCGGTGGACATGGTGCTGTACTTGGAACAATTCTCGGATATCTCGTTTCAAATATTATTATGTTGTACTGCATCGTTAAGTTTGCGAAATTTAAAATTGGCGAAACAGCAAAAACAGTATTTCTTATTACGATTTACTCCGCAGCAATGTCTGCTGTTGTGATCGTATTAAGAGCATTTATAAGCTGGATTATTCCTGGCCAATCTTATGTAGAATCACTGATTATTGTATTTATATGCGCATCAGCAGGAGGACTTGTTTATCTTTTATTCGTATTAACGAGTGGACTTGCTTCGCATATTCTCGGTGATAGGATTCGACGATTACCTGTATTAGGAAAGTTAGTAAAATAAAAAAACAAGAGATGTAACGCGTTGTTACATCTCTTGTTTTTTTACTTCGCATATTGAATGCGCTTTTGTTGTTCAGCAATATTTAATTCTGGAGCATATTGTTCTACTAAATGTAATACCTCTTCGATCAACACTTCTAACTCCTGTACACTATACTCTGGTTCCCCTATCAGCGTATCCGCCATACGCTCATATAGATTTTCAGGTTTAATATTCATACGCTCTACATTATAAGCCATCCATTTAAATGCAGGATGGTGCACGTACATTCTATTCAAACCGAATAAAACACCGAATAAATCCCTTTGTACTTCACAAATAACATCATAAAGCATAAGCCAGTCTTTTCGTTTTAAAAGCGCCTCTCGATTATGCCAACGATTGCTTAACCAAAGGTTTTCTGAAATCATCCTTTTCGCCAGTTCTTCTGGAAATGCTTCAACTCTTTCTTTTAGAGCATGTACTTTTACTTCTCCATACAAACTCACACCATCATGAACCGATGATACAATACATTGTTTCTCATAATTTATATCATACTGCTCTATAACTTCTGAAATAATTTTTTCTACTGTCAATGTTAAAAAGTTACTAATCTCTAGTTTAATTCCTTCTTTCGTCAAATACGTTTCCGACCATTCTTCGTCCTCGTAAGGATGATATGACAAAATCGTTCCACCAATATTATTAATTGGACCTAGACGCTCTTCATCCTCTGGTGGTTCTGACCATAAAATATGTAATTCAATATCTGAATGTTCATCTTCTAACTTTCTCGCTACAGATCCTGCTAAAATAATAGCTTCGACTTTCTGGTTTTGCCTATAAATCTCCGACACCTCTATCGCTTTCTCTTTTAATCCCATTGCATTTCCCCCTAAAACTGCAGTACTCCCCTTACTTTTTATTTATCTATTTCGATATTAAACATTATATTACCTTTTCAAATTTCCACTAAATCATATTTCTACCCAATAACGCTGAACAATTTCGCCAGAATTAGAAGAAACTACTTCATTTTCTAGCACACCGCCAACCTTTTGAATCGTTTTAGCCGAACCAATATTAGCTTTATCACAAGTTATTAGCACTTTCTTCAACCCAAATTTTTGCGCCTCAGCCAATGAAAGTTGCAGTTGCTCAGTTGCGTAACCTTGGCGACGTTTATTCGGATGAACACTATAACCGATATGACCGCTTTCCCACAATAACTCTGGATTTAACCGGTGTCGAATATTCACAAAACCTATTATTTTTCCATTCTCAACACTAAAAAACTGACTAGATGGCACTCGATTAGATGGTAAATTCCCCCCTTCTTGTGTACTTACTTTTTCAAACCATTCACCAATAGAATCGAAATTTTGTAAAGAACAACTACCGTGCGGTTCTTCTCCTGAATGTAAAAACGCCTGCCTATACTCCATAATTTGTTCGCTATATTCGTATGTTGGTTTCAATAGCTTCATTGTCATTCTCCCCACTCACCCATTATCTATTTTTCTAAAAGAAACACCTTAATAGCGGATTTTCATCCTTACTATTAAGGTGCTTCTATCACTTTTATTCAAATAGCCCCATACTCAAATAACGCTCACCTGTATCAGGTGCAATACATAAAACTTTTTTACCAGCGCCTAAGCGTTTTGCAATCATAATTGCAGCGTACACAGAAGCTCCTGAAGATGGTCCTACTAATAAGCCTTCTTGTCTTGCTAAGTTTCTCATTGTAGTTAATGCTTCTTCATCCGCAATTTGAATAATTTCGTTATACACTTCTGTATTTAAGTTTTTTGGAATAAAACCAGGACTTGTTCCTACTAGTTTATGAGGGCCTGGAACACCACCAGATAAAACTGGTGATCCTTTCGGTTCTACTACTGCAATATATAAGTTTGGTAGTTTCTCTTTTAATGTTTCACCGGTCCCTGTAATTGTTCCACCCGTTCCCGCCGTTGCTACAAATGCATCAAGATCTCCATCCATTTGTTCATAAATTTCAAGTGCAGTCGTATAACGATGTATATTCGGATTTGCTGGGTTTTCAAATTGCTGCGGAATAAAACTATTTGGAATTTCTTTTTGTAACGCTACCGCCTTCGCAATTGCTCCTGGCATTCTTTGTTCTGCTGGTGTTAAAACTACTTCTGCGCCGTATGCTTTCAATAAATTAATACGCTCTTTGGACATATTATCTGGCATAATTAAAATCGCTTTATATCCTTTAGCAGCTGCATTCATCGCTAAGCCAATTCCTGTATTTCCACTTGTCGGTTCAATAATTGTATCACCAGGTTTTATAAGTCCCTTTTCCTCAGCGGCATGAAGTAAATTATAGGCTGCACGATCTTTCACACTGCGTGACGGATTAAACATTTCCAGTTTTACATACACATCCGCTGCGTCCTCTGGAATAAATTTAGATAATCGGACGACAGGTGTATCTCCTATTAATTCTGTAACATTTTCACATAATTTCATAGCGCATCCCCTATTCTATCGTTTTCTTATCATTCGGCAGTAACAATGAAGTAAGTCCAATTAATGGTAAACCACTACATAATAGCATAATAAACTGAAGACTATACATATCAGCTAATTTTCCAAGGACTACAGCACCTAATGCTCCAAGACCAAACGCAAGGCCAACAATTAACCCTGATACCATCCCTACTTTTCCAGGAACAAGCTCTTGTGCATATACAACAATTACACTAAAACTACTAGAACTAATAAAACCAATACATAAAAATAATGGTACAACCCACACGAGCGAAACGTGAGGTAGTAAAAGTGCAAGCGGCGCTGAACCGAGCATTGAAAAGACAATTATCTTTTTCTTACCGAATTTATCTGCTAACGGACCACCAAAGAAAGTACCTAATACACCAGCAATCATAAAAGCGAAGACGAAATACTGTGCATTTTTTATAGATAAACCGTAATGCTCTATTAAATAAAATTGATAGAAATTCCCGATACCAGCACCGTACCAAGAACGTACAAATGTTAGAAAAACAAGAAGTATAATAACAAATTTAATGTGCGTACTTACAATCGCATTTTCCGCCTCAAGTGCAGCCCTCTTTTTCCTTCTTACAGCACCAGTGGCTAATTCATTTTTATACCAATTTGATACGAAAATTAGTAATACAATTCCTACTGCTGCAAAGGCTGTAAAACCTAAAGAACCAATTTGACCGAGCGGAACGAAAATTAATGCTGTAAAAATAGGTGCTAGAGAATTCCCTGTATTTCCCCCCACTTGATAAATCGCTTGTGCTAAACCTCGTTTTGCACCGGCTGCCATGTAAGCAACACGAGCGCCCTCCGGATGAAAGACCGCGGAACCTAATCCAATAAATAAAACAGAAATAATAACAACTATAAAATTCGGTGCAAATGCGAGTCCAATCATCCCAAGCATACTCGAAAACATACCGAGCGGTAATAAAAATGGTGACGGCTTCTTATCTGAATACATCCCAAAAACCGGCTGCATAATCGATGACGTCATATTTAACGCAAACGCAATCCACCCTACTTGCATATAGGATAAATTCATCGTTTTTTCCAAAATAGGAAACAACGCTGGCACAACTGCTTGCATCGAATCATTCAAAAAATGTCCGAAACTAATCGCAAATAATATTCGATATATTGTCGGTGTTTCTACTGTATTTTTTTGTGAAACTGCCTGCATATGTGTATTTCTCCTTCCTGTACAAAATATATATTTATTACAGTTAGTGTAATAAATTTAGACTTTAATCAGAATAAATTCTGAGTTTTGAAACATTTCTATTCTATACTGGTTTCATTTCTTTTTCCAGAAATTCAACTTCTAAAAAAATATATTTTTTCTATCTGCTTTGTCGGATTTATTCATATGAACTCTTTGTATTTTCTTTTATACTAAGGCAGGACGAAAGGAAGGCTTGCAATTATGAAGAAAAAGACGATCCTAAAACATATTAGGGTCGCCTTTTTTTATTAAATAGAAAAACGCTTATATTTCTCATAATCACTCGTCTTACATTCTAGTGCCATTTTCGTACCTTCGTTTTCATAACTCGTAGATAAAACGTGTGCATGATTGTTGAAATACGAAACTACCTGCCCTTGATCATACGGAATTAACATTTCACACTTCGTATACTCTTTATAAATGTGTGAACGAACTACTTCTACAAGCTCTTTAATTCCAACATGTTTCTTCGCAGATAGATAAACGCGATCTTCTTGCACTTTCGGAATTTCAACATCTACCAAATCTGATTTGTTATATGCATATATCGTCGGGATATTTTCCACGCCAATTTTCTTTAACGTTTCATTTGTAATATCAATTAATTGCTCATAATTGGGATTTGAGTAATCTACAACGTGAATAAGTAAATCTGCTTCCGCCACTTCCTCTAGCGTTGAACGGAATGCTTTCACAAGATGATGCGGTAACTTACTTACAAATCCAACAGTATCCGTTAATAAAAATGATTTATTATCCGGCAAATCAATATTTCGTACAGATGTCTCTAACGTCGCAAATAACATATCTTTTTCAAATACTTGTTTCTCTACAGTACCATTAAAAATTTCAAGCATTGTATTCATTATCGTTGATTTACCTGCATTCGTATATCCTACTAACGACACAACTGGAATTTCATTTTTCTTACGTTGTTTACGCTGCGTTTGGCGCTGTGCAACAAGTGCTTCTAATTCTTTATTTAGAGCCGCAATTTGTTCTTCAATTTTACGACGATCTAATTCCAACTTCTTCTCACCGACACCTTTATTTTTCGTGCCAACTCCCCCGCTTTGTCTTCCTAAAGATTCACGAAGACCGATTAAACGAGGCATCATGTACTGAAGATGGGCCACTTCTACTTGCAACTGCGCTTCTTTCGTTTTCGCACGTTGCGCAAAGATATCTAAAATTAAAATGGTACGATCAATTACTTTACAATCTAAATCCTCTTCTAAATTTCGAATTTGTGAAGGAGATAATTCGTCATTAAAGATGACCATATTTGCATCTGCTTCTTTCACATACGCTGCTACTTCTTCAATCTTCCCTTTTCCAATATAATGCGACGGATTTACTCGTTGTAAATTTTGCGTCACTTGACCGATTACTTCCACATCACAAGCTTCCGTAAGATTTGCTAACTCTTCCATCGAATATGCAAAATCAGCTTCCTTACCTAAATTCACTCCAACTAATATTGCTCTTTGTAATAATTCTTCCATATATTTATTCCTCCATTTCGATTACGCAAAATAAAAAACACAGGTCACTGCCTGTGTTTTCGTAAACGGATAAGGGTTCACCAAAGAAATAGAAGAAAGCAGTGCTTTCGTCCTATACATGGTCAAAAAGTCCCAAGATAGTATACGTATCCAACAAGTGTTCACCTATACTATCCCATTCTATTTATAAAGGCAAAACAAAAAGAGGGCGTATTCGTCCCTCCCTCTTTTTCACATATAAGCTTAATAAAGGGTTCCTTTAAAATAGGCAGACCAATCCCGTTCACTCTGTACACAGACAGAGCCTTTGAGCGCTATTCAATTATTGGCACAAAGTATTGAGACGTAATCTGATTAAGATCAAAGGAAGCCCCTCCGTTCATTTTAAGTTACATAAAGTGTAGCATAAGTAATTCGCTTTCACAAGATTAAACCACCTATAGAAACAGAAAGAAAATCTTTATATTTTTACTTTAATCGTCATTTTTTGCGAGTTCTTCTCACAATAAAAATAACAACAGCAATTAACAATAACACACCTATAGAAATGATAGTTACTTGCCACCAACTTAAACCGCTTACCATTTCATCTTTTAAATCCACTTTCTTCGTCGGAACAGACTCTTTTGCAATATGACTTAAAGCATTTTTCTCAATCTCTGCCTCATCTAATCTCTTCGTTCCACTGCAGATAGATGTCTCTAACTTTTCCTCTCCTCTATAAGAAGAAAAGACTAAGTACTCTCCTCCCTCTGCAAAACGAAATGCACAGCTACTTACACTTGTATATATAATAATTCGCGAAGAACTTGTCCCTTTCCAAATTTTCTTCACTTCAAATAATGTTTTAATTCCGCCTTCACCTTTCTCTTGAACTTCTAACACCTTACCTTCAAACACCACATCATTTTTTTGAAATGCATCTTCTGGTGATACATTAATACAGTCACAAGCATAAGATTTCTCTGGCAAAATAAAAAAAGTAAAGCTACAAATTAAAACAAGAGACAACAAATAAATGATTCTTTTCAAGAATCTCAGACCCCTTCAAAGTATCAATTTTAGAAGCTTTCCGTATATTATTTGGACATCACTCCTCAAATCCCTTTCTTTTTATTAAAATATATTAATTTTATTAAACAGAAAATCTTTATTGACATTTTTATAACCTGATATTAGTATCAGGTTATAAAAATAAGTTAGGAGATGTTCCTATGAATTCTAAATCTCGTATTACCGCAATTGGTACTTATGTTCCAGATCAAGTATTGTCTAATAACGATTTAGAAAAGATGGTCCATACGAATGATGAATGGATTGTACAAAGAACAGGCATGAAAGAAAGAAGAATTGCTAACGAAGACGAATACTCCTCACACTTAGCCATTAAAGCAATCGAAAATTTGTGTACAACATATAAGAAAAACTTAGAGGATATTGACTGTATCATCGTCGCTACAACTACTGCTGACTATGTTTTCCCTAGTGTTGCTTGCCAAATACAACAATACTTCAACATACCTCATACACTAGCTTTTGATTTAAATGCGACTTGCGCTGGTTTCACATACGGACTGCATGTCGGTAATAGCTTAATCACTTCTGGATCACATCAAAAAGTACTCGTCATAGCGACAGAGACATTATCTAAAGTTACTGATTACACCGATAGAACGTCCTGTATTTTGTTCGGTGATGGCGCTGGAGCTATTTTATTAGAAAGAGATGAAAACAAACCAAGCTTTATCGCTGCTCACATGGGAACAAACGGTGACGGTGGCATTCATCTATACAGAACAAACTTATCTACTACTATGAATGGCACACCACTACAAACAAGTGAAAAAATTGTTCAAAATGGAAGAGAAGTATATAAATGGGCTGTACGAACAGTACCATACGGCATAAAAGAACTATTACATACTGCAAATTTGCAAATAGATGATATAGACTGGTTCATACCACATAGTGCTAACTTAAGAATGATTGAATCTATTTGCGAAAAATCAAAAATATCTATTCAAAAAACATTAACGAGTGTGGAAGATATGGGGAATACATCTTCCGTCTCTATTCCACTCGCTTTAGATTTAGCTAGAAAAAAAGGAAGATTAAATAACGGAGACACACTTTTGCTATACGGATTTGGTGGTGGGCTTACGCATTTAGGGCTTATTGTGGCATGGGATTTAAGTTAAATACATTAAAAAGAAGTTCTAGGGAATAACTAGAACCTCTTTTTAATTTCATGAAATTTATTTACCTATCCGAGACCATATCACAACTGGAATAAGCAGTAGGGCTACAGCCCCTCCCGCTAATGATAATGCCGCATAACTGGAATTAGCTACTACCATTCCTGACATCGCTCCACCTGAAGCTCCGGCTAACGCAATAAAAACATCTATTTTCCCTTGTGTTTTAGCACGTGTAGAAGGAGTTGTGGAGTCAACGATTTGTGCTGTACCACAAATCAATCCGAGATTCCATCCTAATCCAAGTAAAGAAAGAGCAACAATTAATAATAATAAAGAATCACTCGGTGCTATCGCAGCTATGACACCCGCTGCAAGTAAAATCATCCCACCAGCTATACTCATCGTAGTACGGCCAATTTTATCAATTAACATTCCTGTAACAAGCGATGGAAGGTACATTGCACCTACATGAAAACCAATCACGAGACCTACTGCACTTAAACCATGACCGTGGTGTCCCATATGAACTGGCGTCATCGTCATAATCGCAACCATCACTATTTGAGTAAGTATCATAACGATTGCTCCAACGGTAACACCACGCTTATTCTCTATTATTTCTTCTGTTACTGGTTGCCCTTTATATGTATGTTCTTGTTTATATGTTTCTATTATGTTAGCAATAATTAATGGATCTGGACGAAGCATAACAAAAAGTACAAGACCCGCAAGTATAAATGCCGCTGCTGATAATATGAACGGACCAGCAAGGTTAGGAATTCCAATTGAATGGGCAAAATCCCCCATTACACCTACTAAATTCGGACCAGCCACCGCACCAAAAGTCGTCATAACCATCGTAATACTAATAGCAGTTGCTCGCTGCTTCTTATCTGCTAAATCGGTACCAGCATAACGAGCTTGTAGATTCGTCGCTGTACCTGCACCGTATATGAGTAAAGAAACTAGTAAAAGAATAATACTATTTGTTAACGCAGCCAATACAACTCCAATAGCCCCTAGTCCCCCTACTATAAACCCTGTTGCAAGTCCTATTCGGCGACCATATTTTTGCGATAACTTCCCAACAAAGAAAGCCGCTACCGCAGATCCCATTGTAAACATAGCAGCCGGTAATCCTGCATACGCATCCGTCCCAAGCATTTGCTGTGCAAGAAGTGCACCTACTGTAATTCCAGCAGCTAATCCCGCTCCGCCAAACATTTGTGAAATACTTACGATTATTAACGTTCGTTTATATAATTTTTGTTGCTCTTCTTCTGTATACATACGCTTACTTATTAAAGCATCTGCTGTATCTATCATTTCCTCACCCTCCCTATGAAACTAATATCTCTTGTTAATGTACTATAAAACAACAAAATCCCAAAATTTAAAGCGCTTAAATTTATCCATATTTCGTTACTCCTACACCTTAAATAATGCTAAGTTCCTTTCGTGAAGAAACTTAGCAAAAAAATTATTGTTTCCAAATAATGATTAAAGTGCGATTTATTATAAATACCATCCCAAGAATAATAGCTAAGGTTATTTGATCAACAACATATAGAGCAACTGAGGTAACTCCAAACAATATGATTTCCAACATAAACCTATATGGTTCTGGCAGCTTTAATGATGCTTTAGGTGCAATGAAAATCCCCCATATTGTCGCAAAAAGTAGTGGTGAGCCAATGCCAAAAATAAATTTCACATATACACTTTCCCAAAATTGAAAGCCCCAGTAACATAGTGATGCAAGAGCACATAATTCTAGAAAAAATCGAATCGCTAAATTTATAGGTTTTATAAACATTTAAAGAACACCCCTTTGAAAAATATATTTAAAATCCTATGAAAATAATATTATGCATCCGTTATTTGAACTTGATACGTGCCCATTCATGACATGTAAAAAACAATTATACAACTTATTAATATTATTCAGTTTACCTTTCTAAACTTCAAAAACTTGATCTTGACGGATAATGAATGAAAGCAAATACTTAATGACAGTGATACATATGCCTATAATCACAAAATAAAGAACTCCACGGTTTACGTTTCGCCCATTACCGAGGAGTTCCCAAAATAACTCTATAAATTTTTTTGACAGCTAACGTTCCATAATTAAAATGCGATTCATATTTAGCCTATTCCCCTACTACTCTTTCTTAAAGCTTCCCCTTCCTAAAACAACAAACTTACTACAGCACAAACTAAAATAATTGGTACACTCGCTTTATATAAATATGCAAAATACTTCCAACTAAAAAGCTGTCTTGTAATTTGGGTTTACCAAATTACAAGACAGCTTCCCTTCATATTTCCTATACAAACCTTTTTACTATTTGACTCCTGCATCTTGCACAGATTCAATTTTCTTTTTCTTTCCTTCTTTTATTTCATTATAATAAGAAGGTAATTCTATATTATGCTCTAAGAAATAATCCTCAATTAATGAAATAATTACTTTCAATGTTTTCAAACGGGCGTATAATTTATCATTACTCGCGATAATATGCCATTTTGCATTCGGCTTATTTGTATTTTCAAACATGTCTTCCGTTGCTTCGACATACTCATCCCATTTTTCCCGATTACGCCAGTCTTCATCTGTAATTTTCCATCTTTTAAGAGGGTTGTTCTCTCTTTCTTTAAATCTCTTTAACTGTTCTTCTTTACTAATATGATAGAAAAACTTTCCTATTATGTAATGATCATCTGTTAATAGTTTTTCGAAATCATTAATTTCAGCATACGCTCTCGTCCACTCTTCGTTTGTTGCAAAACCTTCTACACGTTCAACTAATACACGGCCGTACCATGAACGGTCGAATATAGTAATTTGCCCGTACTGAGGAAGTTTCCGCCAAAAACGTTGCAAATAATGATACCGTTTTTCATGAGGAGCAGGCGCTCCAATTGGATTTACTTGGAATCCGCGTGGATCAAGATGTTCAGTCACTCGCTTAATTGCTCCGCCTTTACCTGCCGCATCCCAACCTTCCATAACCATCATAACGGCTATTTTCTCTTCTTTTAATATTTGTTGTAGTGCCAATAAACGCATTTGATATTTTTCAAGTTTCTTATTGTACTTAGATTTTGATTCAATTTTTTTCGTTAAATCTACTTTAGCAAGATGCTCTTTTTCCATCAAACGAATCCCCCTTGTTATATGACAATGTTATTTTAACATATTTATTGGTAATTTTTTCATATTAATATCTCTTTTAACTAATACTCGTACCCCTCCACCTATATCTATCTTTTATAAGTTGGACGCTACTTTATATTAATAAATTAATCCCCCTGATATGCTTTTTCGTATCCTTTAGCAAGCATTTATTATTAATCAAAAAACAAAATAAGGAAACTATGCCGAAAAATCTCTACACAGTTTCCTTGTTTTTTTAAATGTGCGTGTGACATACTTGGGAAGATTAATAACGAAAAGATAGGAGCTCTATCGATTCACTTATACTACAAACGAATTACAGGCGGAATATCTCCTTCTCGTAAAAAGTAAGCAAACACTGTAAATCCAATAATTAATATTGAAAATAATGTTATTATAATTCCACCTGGTAGTGTTAGAAAAATAGTATTCAAGCTAC
It encodes:
- a CDS encoding GNAT family N-acetyltransferase, translating into MKLLKPTYEYSEQIMEYRQAFLHSGEEPHGSCSLQNFDSIGEWFEKVSTQEGGNLPSNRVPSSQFFSVENGKIIGFVNIRHRLNPELLWESGHIGYSVHPNKRRQGYATEQLQLSLAEAQKFGLKKVLITCDKANIGSAKTIQKVGGVLENEVVSSNSGEIVQRYWVEI
- a CDS encoding DUF4037 domain-containing protein, translating into MGLKEKAIEVSEIYRQNQKVEAIILAGSVARKLEDEHSDIELHILWSEPPEDEERLGPINNIGGTILSYHPYEDEEWSETYLTKEGIKLEISNFLTLTVEKIISEVIEQYDINYEKQCIVSSVHDGVSLYGEVKVHALKERVEAFPEELAKRMISENLWLSNRWHNREALLKRKDWLMLYDVICEVQRDLFGVLFGLNRMYVHHPAFKWMAYNVERMNIKPENLYERMADTLIGEPEYSVQELEVLIEEVLHLVEQYAPELNIAEQQKRIQYAK
- the cysK gene encoding cysteine synthase A; the protein is MKLCENVTELIGDTPVVRLSKFIPEDAADVYVKLEMFNPSRSVKDRAAYNLLHAAEEKGLIKPGDTIIEPTSGNTGIGLAMNAAAKGYKAILIMPDNMSKERINLLKAYGAEVVLTPAEQRMPGAIAKAVALQKEIPNSFIPQQFENPANPNIHRYTTALEIYEQMDGDLDAFVATAGTGGTITGTGETLKEKLPNLYIAVVEPKGSPVLSGGVPGPHKLVGTSPGFIPKNLNTEVYNEIIQIADEEALTTMRNLARQEGLLVGPSSGASVYAAIMIAKRLGAGKKVLCIAPDTGERYLSMGLFE
- the hflX gene encoding GTPase HflX; this translates as MEELLQRAILVGVNLGKEADFAYSMEELANLTEACDVEVIGQVTQNLQRVNPSHYIGKGKIEEVAAYVKEADANMVIFNDELSPSQIRNLEEDLDCKVIDRTILILDIFAQRAKTKEAQLQVEVAHLQYMMPRLIGLRESLGRQSGGVGTKNKGVGEKKLELDRRKIEEQIAALNKELEALVAQRQTQRKQRKKNEIPVVSLVGYTNAGKSTIMNTMLEIFNGTVEKQVFEKDMLFATLETSVRNIDLPDNKSFLLTDTVGFVSKLPHHLVKAFRSTLEEVAEADLLIHVVDYSNPNYEQLIDITNETLKKIGVENIPTIYAYNKSDLVDVEIPKVQEDRVYLSAKKHVGIKELVEVVRSHIYKEYTKCEMLIPYDQGQVVSYFNNHAHVLSTSYENEGTKMALECKTSDYEKYKRFSI
- a CDS encoding putative polysaccharide biosynthesis protein translates to MSTSKVLKGTALLSGATMISRILGFIYFFPFQLLVGTQGVALYGYAYSWYGILLSFSTAGIPIAVSKFVAKHNALGDYSTSKKLYNSSVKLMMFMGFLGFLTLFIGAPYISQFIIRSKTPDPQFIADVTLTMRALSFALIIVPAMSVTRGYFQGFQHMKPSAVSQVVEQIARVVFILVGSFIVSKLLGGSVASSVAVATFGAVIGALASVSILMMYWKKYNGLKPPEGELKTRSSNIPLKSIYMELLRYAIPIVFVGIAIPLYTLVDQYTVADVLRAMGEPLETANAVFAYITNYAQKLIMIPASLATGFSLTIIPAITKSFTSGKLDELQGQISKIFQVLLFFTIPAAFGLASIAYDAFRMVYVNPEIALGGSQYLISFAPSAVLSAIFTVSAAILQGIDYQRKTMIAFSAGILVKIVVNTPLLHLFGGHGAVLGTILGYLVSNIIMLYCIVKFAKFKIGETAKTVFLITIYSAAMSAVVIVLRAFISWIIPGQSYVESLIIVFICASAGGLVYLLFVLTSGLASHILGDRIRRLPVLGKLVK
- a CDS encoding MFS transporter, which translates into the protein MQAVSQKNTVETPTIYRILFAISFGHFLNDSMQAVVPALFPILEKTMNLSYMQVGWIAFALNMTSSIMQPVFGMYSDKKPSPFLLPLGMFSSMLGMIGLAFAPNFIVVIISVLFIGLGSAVFHPEGARVAYMAAGAKRGLAQAIYQVGGNTGNSLAPIFTALIFVPLGQIGSLGFTAFAAVGIVLLIFVSNWYKNELATGAVRRKKRAALEAENAIVSTHIKFVIILLVFLTFVRSWYGAGIGNFYQFYLIEHYGLSIKNAQYFVFAFMIAGVLGTFFGGPLADKFGKKKIIVFSMLGSAPLALLLPHVSLVWVVPLFLCIGFISSSSFSVIVVYAQELVPGKVGMVSGLIVGLAFGLGALGAVVLGKLADMYSLQFIMLLCSGLPLIGLTSLLLPNDKKTIE